The nucleotide window ATCAATGCCTTGTTGGGCTGCGCTAACCAAGGTTGGGTGCGGCGTAAATGCTGCCGGCATGCCAGGCAGTTGGCCAACTTCATAGCCGAATGCGGTAACATCAGCATCGTGATGTCGTACTTCAGAGCTGATCACGATGTCACCGACACGCAAGGATTGATCAAAGCCACCTGCAGAGCCAGTATTGACGATGTAGTCAGGTGCAAACTTCTCAATCATCAGCACTGTTGCTATACACGAAGCAACTTTACCTATACCAGATTGCACCAATACGATCTCATTGCCATCGATGTTACCGGTGAAAAAACGGTAGCCAAAATATTGGTGTTCGGCAAAGTCTGCCAATTTACTTTTTAAAATTGCAACTTCCGGCTCCATTGCGCCGATAATACCTGCTTTCATCGTTTTTATTCCTGCCATTGCATAAGATGCGGCAATTATAGTGAGTTAGCGCAAAAACTAAAACAACTTTTATTCACCAACTGCTTGTTCGGACTCGGCGTTTGTTGATGTTAATCAAAAGTTAATGCGAAATATTCGCGTCGTAGATGCTGGTGATTTAGGCTTAAAGATATAGACCATAACTAAGCGACAATCAGGAGGTTAAATATGACCATTAAGCGACATGGCTTAGCCATAGGTATTGAACGTATTGATGATCAGTTTTTCGTTACGCTTACAGCGCAAGGCACTCTGACCCACGCCGATTATCAGGTGATAACACCAATGCTCGATAATGCATTGGCGGCGGTGAAACAGCCGAAAGTAAAAATGCTTATCAATGCGACTGAGATGCAAGGCTGGGAGCTGCGCGCCGCATGGGATGATTTTAAGCTTGGCCTCAAACACGGCAGCGAATTTGAAAAAGTCGCCATTCTTGGCAATAAAGACTGGCAACAGATGGTGGCCAAAATTGGTGGTTGGTTTATAAGTGGTGAGGTCGCTTATTTTGAAGACGAAGATAAAGCCTTGGCCTGGCTAAGGTAGGAGGTTGATATGGACGTGCAACAATTGGCTGAATTTTTTGGTTGGTGTACCGTCATCAATGCGATATTTTTAATTCTAGCTTGGCTTATTATGCAAGTATTTGCAGAACCGATTAAAGCATTGCACCGACGCATGTTTACGCTCGATGATGAAACCTTACAATGCGTCTATTTTAAATTCTTTGGCTATTACAAACTTGCCATATATGTCTTTAATTTAGCACCGTATATTGCGCTGAAACTTATGGTTTAACAACACCTTAGCGGTAATGCGGTGGGTCTAAAGAATACGATCGCTCACTTGTTTTTGTAGATACACAGCAACCGCTTTTGAGGTCGGTGTAAATGACTTGTCGCCCACACTATCCATCGGTACTAATGGGTTTGTTTCAGGGTAATAGCCAGCAACATTTCCCTCAGGGATATCATAAAGGTGTATTTTAAAATCACTTACTTGTCGTTCAATGTTGTCTTGCCAAACCGAAGTGATGGTCACTAAATCACCATCTGATAATTGCTGTCTTTTCGCATCTTGAGCGTTGATAAATAGAACCTTTCGGCCATTAACCACACCACGATATCTATCATTCATGCCGTAAACTGTGGTGTTGTACTGGTCGTGAGAGCGCATTGTTTGCATCGTCAGTAGGCGTTCTCGCTTACTGTCTTCTAATGCAATCTGGCTAATGGGCACCAGCTCATCCGGTAATGGGTTGCTGTTAAATAACGCTTTACCTGCGACGTTTAACCAGCGATGTTCGCTGGCGCTATTACCTAAATAGAAACCACCGACATGATCAAGGCGTTGCTCAAAATCGTTAAATTCAGGTAAGCAGGCGCTGATCAAGGCGCGAATATTGCTGTAATCAGCAGTGAGATTTGACCAATCGATTGCATCATTGCCTAGCGTTGCTTGGGCAATACCGGCAATAATTGCTACTTCTGATTTTAGCTGGCGTGATACCGGTTCGACATTACCCATCGAGGCATGCACCATTGAAAAAGTGTCTTCTACGGTGATGTATTGGTCACCGCTGGTTTGCCTGTCGATTTCGGTTCGCCCTAAGCAAGGTAAAATAAGTGCGTCTTTACCCATGTATAAATGACTGCGATTTAATTTAGTGGCGATTTGTACATTAAGCTCGGTGTTGGCGAGCGCTTGATATGTACGCTCACTATCCGGGGCTGCTTGGGCAATATTACCGCCTAAACAAACCAACACTTTACTGTCTTTAGACAACAGCGACTTCAACGCATGATAGACA belongs to Thalassotalea sp. HSM 43 and includes:
- the mtnN gene encoding 5'-methylthioadenosine/S-adenosylhomocysteine nucleosidase: MKAGIIGAMEPEVAILKSKLADFAEHQYFGYRFFTGNIDGNEIVLVQSGIGKVASCIATVLMIEKFAPDYIVNTGSAGGFDQSLRVGDIVISSEVRHHDADVTAFGYEVGQLPGMPAAFTPHPTLVSAAQQGIDTLQGIQTMTGLITTGDTFMTKDDDIAKARANFPTMAAVEMEGAAIAQTCHQLSVPFVVIRSMSDIAGKESPESFEAYLETASVNSSELVMNMLTALKGKSLS
- a CDS encoding STAS/SEC14 domain-containing protein, which translates into the protein MTIKRHGLAIGIERIDDQFFVTLTAQGTLTHADYQVITPMLDNALAAVKQPKVKMLINATEMQGWELRAAWDDFKLGLKHGSEFEKVAILGNKDWQQMVAKIGGWFISGEVAYFEDEDKALAWLR
- a CDS encoding DUF6868 family protein; translated protein: MDVQQLAEFFGWCTVINAIFLILAWLIMQVFAEPIKALHRRMFTLDDETLQCVYFKFFGYYKLAIYVFNLAPYIALKLMV